One Nostoc sp. UHCC 0302 DNA window includes the following coding sequences:
- a CDS encoding response regulator, whose product MSLTLLGTILIVEDSPSELELMSHYLKESGYNVIKATDAKEALEKAALQKPDAIVTDVVMPGMSGFELCRSLKKNSITQKVPIVICSSKNQEIDRFWARRQGADAYITKPYTREHLLRTIKSVVI is encoded by the coding sequence GTGAGCCTAACTTTGCTCGGCACAATTCTGATTGTGGAAGATTCTCCCAGCGAATTGGAACTAATGAGCCATTATCTTAAAGAGAGTGGTTACAACGTAATTAAAGCTACTGACGCAAAAGAGGCTTTAGAAAAAGCTGCATTACAAAAACCAGATGCAATCGTTACTGATGTCGTAATGCCAGGAATGAGTGGATTTGAGTTGTGCCGTTCCCTGAAAAAAAATTCGATTACTCAAAAAGTGCCAATTGTAATTTGCAGTTCCAAGAATCAGGAAATAGACCGTTTTTGGGCAAGGAGACAAGGGGCTGATGCTTATATAACTAAACCTTATACGCGCGAACATCTTCTGCGTACTATTAAATCAGTGGTGATTTAA
- a CDS encoding chemotaxis protein CheW, with amino-acid sequence MTSSKITSSLQQTQNNLGDGYLKFQLNQQTAAVLSMKHTQEAILVPVESVTSMPNMADCILGLMNWRSRIIWVIDLPRMLNLESLDNRQRQYNVIVIKVESLLLGLVVQEIKGTTKFTPDDIHSPIGQVASSLVPYLCGCVVQQKEILLVLDAPPIVQSSILHSD; translated from the coding sequence ATGACTAGTTCAAAAATTACATCTTCCTTGCAACAAACTCAGAACAACTTAGGAGATGGCTATCTTAAGTTTCAGCTAAATCAACAAACTGCTGCTGTTTTATCAATGAAGCATACACAAGAAGCAATTCTTGTGCCTGTTGAATCTGTTACTTCAATGCCAAATATGGCGGACTGTATACTAGGATTAATGAATTGGCGGAGTCGGATAATTTGGGTAATTGATCTGCCAAGGATGCTCAATTTAGAATCATTAGACAATAGGCAGCGGCAGTACAATGTAATTGTTATCAAGGTTGAATCACTGCTGCTAGGTTTAGTTGTGCAAGAAATTAAAGGTACAACTAAGTTTACACCTGATGATATTCATTCTCCTATCGGGCAAGTTGCATCTAGTTTAGTTCCTTATTTATGTGGCTGTGTTGTGCAACAGAAAGAAATATTACTAGTATTAGATGCACCGCCAATTGTACAGTCTTCTATTCTCCATAGTGATTAG
- a CDS encoding methyl-accepting chemotaxis protein has protein sequence MSNKTDTAKSSNAQHRASLISSQKDNDTKFQLSSNSHIKSVHNSPLDYAVSYLNNLSLNTKATVAAIALSTIPVLGIGAIAYSFANKSITQQITQSQEAEAAGLSDQVNRFMLERYADIQVLSNLPFLTNYNIKASTSKQEKQVVLNRILEANKAYDSIAAFDREGNLIVQSTGEALDNHKDRKYFKEALQENIAVISNPETAKNTGLVSIYVATPFKNTVTGQTIGVVRARMPLKSLDEVIKNYATNGQKYYLLDASGRVFLTPQKQVLGKEAKLEYPNLAKLTDAKKRDSFIAVSNTQKKQELVSYVPLQKLGVLPNLNWQVLLSTDTAIVFEAQRQLLWIITIGTVLTAFVVGAIAVRLAKLPTQQILNATASLVRLRQGTFNTRLAIEREDELGILNANINQLAGQLQVLVKEQQLEVEGVKLVAEIICKVRRTLKTEDIYQASVKEVQQALKTDRVIIYQLNPDTWEGIVAAELVTGGLPKMIGVKIDDPYFREHYIEPYQDGKLQAASINIYQDQSLKNADGYTQLLDKFAIKSNLIAPIFIQEQLLGLLIAHDCDTPRIWQQPQIDLFQHIATQISYALEQAKLLEKIEQAKTFAEEGSDDERQQKEALQQQLLELLKDVEGAARGDLTVRADVTAGEIGTVADFFNSIVESLRDIVTQVKQAASQVNGAVGSNEEAIRQLAEEALIQASEINRTLDAVDQMTQSMQTVAESAQQAATIAHHATHTASKSGQAMDLTVHNILSLRETVGETAKKVKRLGESSQQISRVVSLINQIAIQTNLLAINAGIEAARAGEEGQGFAVVAEEVGELAVRSAAATQEIEEIVENIQRETSEVVQAMEIGTIQVVEGTRIVEEAKQSLTQILDVSRQIDSLVQSISTATSSQVETSHTVSQLMKNIAAISQRTSDSSRLVSESLQQTVEISQDLQETVGTFKVT, from the coding sequence ATGTCTAATAAAACTGACACAGCTAAGAGTAGTAATGCTCAACATCGAGCATCATTGATTTCATCGCAGAAAGATAATGATACTAAATTTCAATTATCAAGTAATTCTCATATCAAATCTGTTCATAATTCTCCGCTAGATTATGCAGTTAGCTATTTAAATAACCTCAGTTTGAATACAAAAGCAACAGTTGCAGCGATCGCACTCTCTACAATACCAGTATTGGGTATTGGTGCGATCGCATATAGCTTCGCTAATAAATCAATTACTCAACAAATCACTCAATCTCAAGAAGCAGAAGCCGCTGGCTTAAGTGATCAAGTCAACCGTTTCATGTTAGAGCGTTATGCAGATATTCAGGTACTATCTAATCTGCCTTTTTTAACAAATTATAACATTAAAGCAAGTACAAGTAAACAAGAAAAGCAAGTAGTATTAAATCGCATTCTTGAAGCTAACAAAGCTTATGACAGTATTGCTGCTTTTGACCGCGAAGGTAACTTAATTGTTCAATCTACAGGCGAAGCTTTAGATAATCATAAAGACCGTAAGTATTTTAAAGAGGCTCTACAAGAAAATATTGCGGTCATTAGTAACCCTGAAACTGCAAAAAATACAGGTTTAGTTAGTATTTATGTAGCTACACCCTTTAAAAATACAGTTACAGGGCAAACTATTGGCGTTGTAAGAGCGCGTATGCCTCTAAAATCTTTGGATGAGGTAATCAAAAATTATGCAACCAATGGGCAAAAATATTATTTGTTAGATGCTTCAGGCAGAGTTTTTCTTACTCCCCAAAAGCAAGTCTTGGGTAAAGAGGCAAAGCTAGAATATCCTAATTTAGCTAAACTGACTGATGCAAAAAAGAGAGACAGTTTTATAGCAGTCTCCAACACTCAGAAAAAGCAAGAACTAGTCAGCTATGTGCCATTACAAAAGTTAGGAGTATTACCTAATTTAAACTGGCAAGTACTTCTGTCAACAGACACAGCAATTGTATTTGAGGCGCAAAGACAACTGTTGTGGATTATTACTATCGGCACTGTACTGACAGCATTTGTAGTGGGTGCGATCGCAGTTCGCTTAGCTAAACTTCCCACACAGCAAATTCTCAACGCTACTGCGTCATTGGTAAGGCTACGTCAAGGTACATTCAATACCCGTCTGGCAATAGAAAGAGAAGACGAACTAGGGATATTGAATGCAAATATTAACCAATTAGCTGGGCAATTGCAGGTATTAGTTAAAGAACAGCAACTAGAAGTTGAAGGGGTAAAATTAGTTGCAGAAATTATCTGTAAGGTGCGAAGAACTCTCAAAACTGAAGATATTTATCAAGCATCAGTTAAAGAAGTTCAGCAAGCATTAAAAACAGACCGGGTAATCATTTATCAATTGAATCCAGATACCTGGGAAGGCATTGTTGCTGCTGAATTAGTAACTGGGGGTTTGCCGAAAATGATTGGAGTAAAAATCGATGATCCGTATTTTCGAGAACACTACATAGAACCTTATCAAGATGGTAAGTTACAGGCGGCAAGCATCAATATTTATCAAGACCAAAGCTTGAAAAATGCAGATGGTTACACGCAACTATTAGACAAATTTGCGATCAAAAGTAATTTGATTGCACCAATTTTTATCCAAGAGCAACTCTTAGGCTTACTTATTGCTCATGATTGCGACACTCCTCGTATTTGGCAACAACCACAAATTGATTTGTTTCAACACATAGCAACTCAGATTAGTTATGCTCTAGAACAAGCTAAGCTCCTAGAAAAGATAGAACAAGCAAAGACTTTTGCAGAAGAAGGCTCTGATGACGAACGGCAACAGAAAGAAGCACTCCAACAGCAACTTTTAGAACTGCTCAAAGATGTAGAAGGTGCAGCAAGAGGCGACTTGACAGTGCGTGCAGACGTTACTGCTGGGGAAATAGGCACTGTTGCCGACTTTTTCAACTCTATTGTCGAAAGTCTCCGGGATATCGTCACTCAAGTTAAACAAGCTGCTAGCCAAGTAAATGGTGCAGTTGGCTCTAATGAAGAAGCTATCCGCCAATTAGCTGAGGAAGCACTCATACAAGCATCTGAAATCAACCGTACTCTAGATGCTGTTGACCAAATGACGCAATCTATGCAAACTGTAGCCGAAAGCGCCCAACAAGCTGCCACCATTGCCCATCATGCTACCCACACCGCTAGCAAGAGTGGACAAGCAATGGATTTAACAGTCCATAACATCCTATCTTTACGGGAAACTGTTGGTGAAACAGCAAAGAAAGTCAAACGTTTAGGAGAATCATCTCAACAAATTTCCCGTGTAGTGTCCTTGATTAATCAAATTGCTATCCAAACTAACTTACTCGCCATCAACGCCGGTATTGAAGCAGCGCGGGCTGGTGAAGAAGGCCAAGGTTTTGCTGTAGTTGCTGAAGAAGTTGGTGAACTAGCAGTCCGGAGTGCAGCAGCCACCCAAGAAATTGAAGAAATCGTTGAGAATATCCAACGAGAAACCAGTGAAGTGGTGCAGGCAATGGAAATAGGAACTATCCAAGTAGTAGAAGGCACTCGAATTGTAGAAGAGGCTAAGCAAAGTCTGACTCAGATTTTGGATGTATCGCGTCAAATTGACTCTTTAGTACAATCGATTTCTACAGCTACCTCATCTCAAGTAGAAACATCGCATACTGTCAGCCAACTGATGAAGAACATTGCAGCCATATCACAACGTACCAGCGATTCTTCCCGTTTAGTTTCCGAATCTCTGCAACAAACTGTCGAGATTTCCCAAGACTTGCAGGAGACAGTCGGGACATTTAAAGTTACGTAG
- a CDS encoding response regulator, whose protein sequence is MSTTPIGSYRLFQKLHPLSLLAQLTSRRATGCLRVFAGTVSWSIYLEEGKLTYASYSDKLFERLDSHLRRLSQQIFALTSATRMQLRLMFETKNEHQSIPNADYQAICWLVKQNYIASTQAAILIEELAKEVLESFLCLKEGSYEFNPENALDELPKFCNLDLRLLVEHCQKQLRNRQNIQSSVPAGSQVLSTVKPPQVQPQLQIKLGKKVSHNSFDMAENRNHKNTQQSDKSLYTIACIDDSQTVLNSIKHYLDENTFSVVLINDPVKALMQILRSKPDLILLDVEMPSLDGYELCSLLRKHSAFKNIPIVMVTGRTGFIDRAKAKMVRSSGYLTKPFTQSDLLKMVFKHLS, encoded by the coding sequence ATGAGTACAACTCCCATAGGTAGCTATAGGTTGTTCCAGAAACTACATCCGCTATCTCTGCTGGCACAACTAACTAGTCGGCGTGCTACAGGTTGTTTAAGGGTATTTGCTGGCACAGTTTCTTGGTCAATCTATCTAGAGGAGGGTAAACTTACTTATGCCTCCTATTCAGATAAACTGTTTGAGCGTCTTGACAGTCACTTACGACGTTTGAGCCAGCAAATTTTTGCTCTTACCAGTGCCACTCGGATGCAGCTGCGTCTGATGTTTGAAACCAAGAATGAACATCAATCAATACCAAATGCAGACTATCAAGCGATTTGCTGGTTAGTAAAGCAGAACTATATTGCCTCTACACAAGCAGCAATCTTGATAGAAGAATTGGCAAAAGAAGTGCTGGAGTCATTTTTATGCTTAAAAGAAGGAAGCTACGAATTTAATCCTGAAAACGCTTTAGATGAACTACCCAAATTTTGTAATTTGGATTTGCGCTTACTAGTAGAACACTGTCAAAAACAGTTACGAAATCGGCAAAATATTCAGTCATCAGTTCCGGCTGGTTCTCAAGTTTTGTCTACGGTTAAACCTCCTCAAGTTCAGCCACAGTTACAAATAAAACTTGGGAAAAAGGTTTCTCACAACAGTTTTGATATGGCTGAGAATAGGAATCATAAAAATACTCAGCAATCTGACAAATCACTATATACAATTGCCTGTATTGATGATAGTCAAACAGTGTTAAATTCAATTAAACATTATTTGGATGAAAACACATTTTCTGTTGTACTGATTAACGACCCAGTAAAAGCTTTGATGCAAATTTTGAGAAGCAAGCCTGACTTAATTTTGCTAGATGTTGAAATGCCAAGTTTAGACGGTTACGAGCTATGCTCTTTATTAAGAAAACATTCAGCTTTTAAGAATATACCTATTGTTATGGTGACTGGAAGAACAGGATTTATTGATAGAGCAAAAGCCAAGATGGTCAGGTCATCAGGCTACTTAACTAAGCCTTTTACACAATCAGATTTGCTAAAAATGGTTTTTAAACACCTTAGTTAA